The Achromobacter deleyi genome has a window encoding:
- a CDS encoding MFS transporter, whose amino-acid sequence MPAMSSEARAIALLALAAFVSASAFRICDPMLPQLAAEFGTTTGQAARAVTAFAVAYGVLQMFFGPMGDRYGKYRVVSVATVACALGSAGAVMAQSLDVLVFFRVLSGAAGAGIVPLSMAWIGDNVPYERRQATLARFLTGTILGMSAGQLAGGLFADTVGWRWAFAALVAGYLIVGVLLHLEVRRQRAAGFAQVDPNAVRQGFVAQARLVLGTPWARVVLATVFIEGLLVFGALAFAPSYLHERFDISLTAAGALVAVYAVGGLAYTVVAGRILKRLGERGLAIAGGLVLGVAFLSYLLGPVWMWSLLASVLAGFGYYLLHATLQTNATQMVPSARGTAVAWFASCLFMGQAAGVALAGAVVDEIGAAALFGGSAVLLPLLGAFFARALKARTAIQQA is encoded by the coding sequence ATGCCCGCCATGTCCTCTGAAGCGCGCGCGATCGCGCTGCTTGCCCTGGCCGCTTTTGTCAGCGCCAGCGCCTTCCGTATCTGTGATCCCATGTTGCCGCAGCTCGCGGCGGAATTCGGCACCACCACCGGCCAGGCCGCGCGGGCGGTGACGGCGTTCGCCGTGGCCTACGGCGTGCTGCAGATGTTCTTCGGCCCGATGGGCGACCGCTACGGCAAGTACCGCGTCGTCAGCGTGGCCACGGTGGCGTGCGCGCTGGGCAGCGCGGGCGCGGTGATGGCTCAGTCGCTGGACGTGCTGGTGTTCTTCCGCGTCCTGTCGGGCGCCGCCGGCGCGGGCATCGTGCCGCTGTCCATGGCCTGGATCGGCGACAACGTCCCCTATGAACGCCGGCAGGCGACGCTGGCGCGCTTTCTGACCGGCACGATCCTGGGCATGTCGGCGGGCCAGCTGGCCGGCGGGCTGTTCGCGGACACCGTGGGCTGGCGCTGGGCCTTTGCCGCGCTGGTGGCCGGCTACCTGATCGTGGGTGTGCTGCTGCACCTGGAAGTGCGGCGCCAGCGGGCGGCGGGCTTTGCCCAGGTCGATCCCAACGCGGTCAGGCAGGGCTTCGTGGCGCAGGCCCGGCTGGTGCTGGGCACGCCGTGGGCGCGCGTGGTGCTGGCAACCGTATTCATCGAAGGCCTGCTGGTGTTCGGTGCCCTGGCCTTCGCGCCGTCGTATCTGCACGAGCGCTTCGATATCTCGCTGACCGCCGCCGGCGCGCTGGTGGCGGTCTACGCGGTGGGCGGCCTGGCGTACACGGTGGTGGCCGGGCGCATCCTCAAGCGCCTGGGCGAGCGCGGCCTGGCCATCGCCGGCGGGCTGGTGCTGGGCGTGGCGTTCCTGTCGTACCTGCTGGGGCCGGTCTGGATGTGGAGCCTGCTGGCCAGCGTGCTGGCCGGCTTCGGCTACTACCTGCTGCATGCGACCTTGCAGACGAATGCGACGCAGATGGTCCCGTCGGCGCGCGGCACGGCGGTGGCCTGGTTCGCATCCTGCCTGTTCATGGGGCAGGCGGCTGGCGTGGCCCTGGCGGGCGCGGTGGTCGATGAGATCGGGGCCGCAGCGCTGTTTGGCGGGTCGGCCGTGCTGCTGCCGCTGCTGGGCGCCTTCTTTGCCCGGGCGCTGAAGGCGCGGACGGCGATTCAGCAGGCGTGA